The Pseudodesulfovibrio sp. zrk46 genome contains a region encoding:
- a CDS encoding PPC domain-containing DNA-binding protein, with product MQYSEGTIGRVFTLRLEEDERVPDCIEQFAKEHDIKTAYCAMLGGVDGGNIVVGPKDGEAPTIAPMLHAITGAHEVAALGTIFSDEEGSPILHMHAALGRDGKTRTGCIRPGLDVWLVGEVIIMEILGTDMIRKTEAKSGLKLLSKRD from the coding sequence ATGCAATACAGTGAAGGAACTATCGGACGAGTTTTTACTCTGCGGCTTGAAGAGGATGAACGTGTTCCGGATTGTATTGAGCAATTCGCCAAGGAGCACGACATAAAAACTGCATACTGCGCCATGCTTGGCGGCGTGGATGGTGGCAACATCGTAGTCGGCCCCAAGGATGGAGAAGCTCCTACCATTGCCCCAATGCTCCACGCTATTACCGGCGCCCATGAAGTAGCTGCTCTTGGCACCATCTTTTCCGACGAAGAAGGTTCGCCTATTCTGCACATGCATGCTGCCCTGGGACGTGATGGCAAGACTCGAACCGGATGCATTCGACCAGGCCTGGATGTGTGGCTGGTGGGAGAAGTCATTATCATGGAAATTCTCGGCACAGACATGATCCGCAAGACCGAAGCCAAGAGTGGCCTAAAACTGTTATCCAAGAGGGATTAA
- a CDS encoding peptidylprolyl isomerase, with translation MENPMVLLETPEGEILIELFPDKAPITVENFLKYVDDEFYDGTLFHRVIKGFMIQTGGLTFSMEEKETRDAIQNEATNGLKNLEGTVAMGRLPDPHSAAAQFYINVADNPDLDHTGEDDENFGYCVFGEVIDGMDVAMKISKVRTREWQGYDDVPVDPISLITARRFE, from the coding sequence ATGGAAAATCCCATGGTTCTTCTGGAAACCCCAGAAGGCGAGATTCTCATTGAACTTTTCCCGGACAAGGCCCCCATTACCGTCGAGAATTTTCTTAAGTACGTTGATGATGAGTTCTACGACGGCACTCTTTTCCATCGTGTTATCAAGGGGTTTATGATTCAGACAGGTGGGTTGACTTTCTCTATGGAGGAAAAGGAAACTCGTGATGCCATTCAGAACGAAGCCACTAATGGCTTGAAGAATCTTGAAGGTACCGTTGCCATGGGCCGACTGCCTGATCCGCACAGCGCAGCTGCTCAGTTCTATATCAATGTGGCCGACAATCCAGACCTCGACCACACAGGCGAAGATGATGAGAACTTCGGCTACTGTGTATTCGGAGAAGTCATTGACGGTATGGACGTCGCCATGAAAATCAGCAAGGTGCGGACTCGTGAGTGGCAGGGGTACGATGATGTTCCTGTCGATCCCATCTCTTTGATCACTGCACGACGTTTCGAATAG
- a CDS encoding TMEM165/GDT1 family protein, translating to MDWKLLATTFGTLFVAELGDKTQLACMLMTAKTQKPWTVFLGSSLALVLVSFLGVMFANFICQYVSPSIIKKIAAVGFVLMGGLIFFDKI from the coding sequence ATGGATTGGAAACTGCTTGCCACCACTTTTGGTACCTTGTTTGTGGCTGAGTTGGGTGACAAGACTCAACTTGCATGTATGCTTATGACCGCCAAGACGCAGAAGCCTTGGACTGTATTTCTTGGTTCTTCTTTAGCGCTTGTTCTTGTCAGTTTCCTTGGGGTTATGTTTGCTAATTTTATCTGTCAGTATGTCTCACCCAGTATCATTAAAAAGATTGCAGCGGTTGGTTTCGTTCTTATGGGCGGGCTAATCTTTTTTGACAAAATTTAA
- a CDS encoding diguanylate cyclase codes for MTQPLEDSLFQRKQTAFLLSPDTSFAEMLQKLWSPEVLEFVVFDHGGGAIEKMFNEPPDLLVVDNRLKDISGREIANLVKSENVYRQLPVVMCVDPIDVEEPWNWNEVEVDDFLVRPFNPSEVRDRINLTLCRAMRALDANPLSKLPGNTSIIQRIQSLIDTKEDFALAYCDLDFFKSYNDKYGFSRGDEILMMSARLIVNTIKSFPGVRSFVGHVGGDDFVFILPPDKVEDACKKIIKAFDDIVPHFYDHEDRQRGNITSVDREGNTKIFPLMAVSIAVVINVDGRIKHYGEVSSVAMELKKKAKEDPKSSYVIDRRK; via the coding sequence ATGACTCAGCCCCTTGAAGACTCCCTGTTTCAGCGGAAACAGACTGCTTTTTTACTATCCCCGGACACGTCGTTTGCCGAGATGCTGCAAAAACTCTGGTCTCCTGAGGTTCTGGAGTTTGTGGTGTTTGACCATGGTGGTGGGGCTATCGAGAAGATGTTCAACGAACCCCCGGATCTGTTGGTCGTTGACAATCGACTCAAAGATATCTCTGGGCGTGAGATCGCTAATCTTGTCAAAAGCGAGAACGTGTATCGCCAGCTTCCCGTTGTCATGTGCGTTGATCCCATCGATGTAGAAGAGCCGTGGAACTGGAATGAGGTTGAAGTAGATGATTTTCTTGTACGTCCTTTCAATCCATCAGAAGTACGAGACAGAATCAATCTGACCTTGTGTCGTGCTATGCGTGCGCTTGATGCTAATCCTCTTTCAAAGTTGCCGGGGAATACTTCTATAATTCAGAGAATTCAGTCTCTTATAGATACAAAAGAAGACTTTGCGTTAGCCTATTGTGATCTTGATTTTTTCAAGTCCTACAACGATAAATATGGGTTCTCACGGGGGGATGAAATCTTGATGATGTCTGCGAGACTCATCGTGAACACCATCAAAAGTTTTCCTGGAGTTCGTAGTTTCGTGGGGCATGTAGGTGGTGATGATTTTGTCTTTATCCTGCCTCCGGACAAGGTTGAAGACGCTTGCAAGAAGATCATCAAGGCTTTCGATGACATTGTACCACATTTTTATGATCACGAAGATCGTCAACGGGGCAATATCACTTCGGTAGATCGTGAGGGAAACACCAAGATATTTCCCCTGATGGCTGTGTCTATCGCCGTGGTGATCAACGTTGATGGTCGCATTAAACATTATGGTGAAGTCTCATCTGTTGCTATGGAATTAAAGAAAAAAGCCAAGGAAGATCCCAAGTCCAGCTATGTCATCGACCGGCGCAAATAA
- a CDS encoding PD-(D/E)XK nuclease family protein, translating to MNPVILIPWQNDFLPALGQHLVERDDFSQCTVLFPHNRPRRYLKDYFKGHPDLNPPVFLPRMTSIAEFVSSIRRNLTDTPVTLANQLDLVEMLREIVNDLRITGRGLLARLPELDRESFLPWGIRLAKLMDDLLRQDIEPEDLKYMEGEVSAYASGLLEQLSSIHHEYVTRLFARNWTTPGLDWRFITNNIKEVSAHLSGTPVVAAGFYALSGAEDIFFRRLWEDGILTPIIHSDPVLAEGKRPHWSAAEHTAWLERWKTKVEIPTDIPRNNSKPSIRFCEGFDRHSQLAALTDDMHKTTDLDRTAIILPDEGALMPVLHHLPEVEPNISMGYPLERTSLARLVEIIISLQENRLEDGRYSWRDVIALIRHPYLRLLGPDNKPLRKIFHIWEAAIRMGERYVHPLHWEPPYDDPILDGVDKKVAEPLRQEILHHCLTAFEQVHSLETLGEALTGLAVMLHTHGEKLWHGYLVDAECLFRLTTSVIPQLQSVETGSEEFRKTTLFALLRRIISQERVSFEAEPLAGLQILGVLETRLLQFKRLFILDAVEDRLPGTNPYDPLLPDALRKVLGLPDTRERDNVSGYNFYRLLMGAEEAVIYYQSGIQPGLLDSKSVRSRFVEQLLWEIEKKEKRIIETGDEVIRAVTFPAGSLQQDARSIPVTKHLRTLLETTLREKGLSPSRLDQYLQCPKQFFYYYLAKIRPIDHLDEDGDRSEFGTLIHNVLREHLSKYIGQKTDLAALDPLPLTALFDQRFRESELYAQIPHDTRLALTNTGRHRLTTFLASQEPAKLLSLEQQIHATVDMEGLIIPLNGQLDRVEERDEGIFIMDYKTGGGVLPKKAFWEDMNLWDRLHEFGPENTDPMLLNDLSKSVQSVQLPVYMHLYSESEETSPFDAGLIKLGEDGKTDYVFGKKWADLERREAINEMTPVLVKTLIRHMLTATQYTAQPGRRCQWCDFKAPCGA from the coding sequence ATGAATCCTGTCATCCTCATTCCATGGCAAAACGACTTTCTTCCGGCATTGGGCCAGCATCTAGTTGAGCGCGATGACTTCAGTCAATGTACAGTTCTTTTCCCGCACAACCGCCCACGTCGTTACCTCAAGGATTATTTTAAAGGCCATCCGGACCTGAATCCCCCTGTATTCCTTCCTCGCATGACCTCTATTGCGGAATTCGTATCTTCCATCAGACGCAATCTGACCGACACCCCGGTCACACTGGCAAACCAACTTGATTTGGTGGAAATGCTACGTGAGATAGTCAATGATCTTCGGATAACAGGTCGAGGGCTTCTAGCTCGTCTCCCAGAACTAGACCGCGAGAGTTTCCTGCCATGGGGTATCCGCTTAGCTAAACTCATGGATGATTTGTTGCGACAAGACATTGAACCTGAAGACCTCAAATACATGGAAGGCGAGGTATCGGCATACGCCAGTGGTCTGCTGGAGCAGCTAAGTAGCATCCACCACGAATACGTGACTCGGTTATTTGCTCGAAACTGGACCACACCCGGTTTGGACTGGCGATTCATCACTAACAATATCAAAGAGGTATCGGCCCACCTTTCGGGCACTCCCGTCGTTGCCGCTGGATTCTATGCCCTTAGCGGGGCAGAAGACATATTCTTCCGCCGTCTTTGGGAGGACGGCATTTTGACTCCAATCATTCATTCCGATCCAGTATTGGCAGAAGGGAAACGTCCTCACTGGTCTGCCGCAGAGCACACAGCATGGCTTGAACGTTGGAAAACAAAAGTCGAAATCCCGACTGACATCCCCCGAAACAATAGCAAACCCTCAATACGTTTTTGCGAAGGCTTCGACCGCCACTCTCAATTGGCCGCATTGACTGATGACATGCATAAAACCACTGATCTGGATCGAACAGCCATTATTCTTCCAGACGAAGGCGCGCTCATGCCTGTGTTGCACCACCTCCCGGAAGTTGAACCCAACATATCCATGGGGTATCCCTTGGAGCGCACCTCTCTGGCACGCCTTGTCGAAATAATCATCTCCTTGCAGGAGAACCGACTGGAAGACGGGCGCTATTCATGGCGCGACGTCATCGCCCTTATTCGTCATCCCTACCTTCGATTGCTCGGCCCGGACAACAAGCCGTTGCGTAAGATCTTCCACATCTGGGAAGCCGCCATACGCATGGGCGAGAGATATGTTCATCCTCTTCACTGGGAGCCGCCCTACGACGATCCCATTCTGGATGGCGTGGATAAAAAGGTCGCAGAGCCACTCAGACAGGAAATTCTTCATCATTGTCTCACTGCCTTCGAACAGGTCCACTCCCTCGAAACACTGGGGGAAGCCCTAACAGGGTTAGCTGTGATGCTTCACACTCATGGCGAAAAGCTTTGGCATGGCTACCTCGTGGACGCTGAGTGCCTTTTCCGGCTGACGACTTCAGTAATCCCACAATTACAAAGCGTTGAAACTGGTAGCGAAGAATTTCGAAAAACAACCCTTTTCGCACTGCTGCGCCGTATCATTTCGCAAGAGCGCGTGTCCTTCGAAGCAGAACCATTGGCTGGCCTCCAAATTCTCGGTGTGCTGGAAACCCGTTTGTTGCAATTCAAGCGTCTCTTCATTCTTGATGCAGTAGAAGACCGACTGCCAGGCACCAATCCTTACGACCCTCTCCTTCCTGATGCTCTCCGAAAAGTACTCGGCCTACCCGACACTCGTGAACGAGACAACGTATCCGGCTACAATTTCTATCGACTCTTAATGGGGGCCGAGGAAGCTGTCATATACTACCAGAGCGGAATCCAGCCCGGACTGCTCGACTCCAAATCCGTTCGCAGCCGTTTTGTCGAACAACTCCTCTGGGAAATAGAGAAAAAAGAAAAGCGTATCATAGAGACAGGCGACGAAGTCATTCGTGCTGTAACTTTCCCTGCAGGCTCACTACAGCAGGATGCCCGCTCCATACCAGTAACGAAACACTTGCGAACTTTACTGGAAACGACCTTACGCGAAAAAGGGCTCTCTCCCTCGCGACTCGACCAATATTTGCAGTGTCCCAAACAGTTTTTCTATTACTACCTCGCCAAGATACGCCCCATAGATCACTTAGATGAAGATGGCGATCGCAGCGAATTCGGCACGCTCATACACAATGTCCTGCGCGAGCATCTGAGCAAATACATCGGCCAGAAGACCGATCTCGCAGCCTTGGATCCCCTGCCCCTGACCGCTCTGTTCGACCAACGCTTTAGAGAAAGCGAACTCTATGCCCAAATCCCACATGACACACGGCTAGCGCTCACTAATACTGGCCGCCATCGTCTGACCACCTTCCTTGCCTCACAAGAACCAGCCAAGCTTCTCTCTCTTGAACAGCAGATCCACGCTACTGTCGACATGGAAGGACTGATCATTCCTCTAAATGGCCAACTCGACCGAGTAGAAGAACGTGACGAAGGCATCTTCATCATGGACTACAAGACAGGCGGAGGAGTTTTACCTAAAAAGGCTTTCTGGGAAGATATGAACCTTTGGGATCGTCTGCACGAGTTCGGCCCTGAAAATACCGATCCCATGCTTCTAAATGATCTGAGCAAATCCGTTCAAAGCGTCCAGCTTCCTGTCTACATGCATCTCTACAGTGAATCTGAAGAGACCTCGCCATTCGATGCAGGACTCATCAAACTGGGCGAGGATGGGAAGACCGATTACGTTTTCGGCAAGAAATGGGCAGACTTGGAACGACGTGAAGCTATTAACGAAATGACTCCAGTGTTAGTAAAAACACTGATTCGGCACATGCTCACGGCAACTCAATACACAGCTCAACCAGGCCGCCGCTGCCAATGGTGCGATTTCAAAGCTCCATGTGGTGCATAG
- the dprA gene encoding DNA-processing protein DprA has translation MDLQREFFACLALKHTPRLGPKVWKQLFSHFSNAYEAVQKPDSWRDLGVENHYIKSVVRNCRDEAWRDKAEAEFHAARKAGMDVVTWFDPRFPNCLKQLEDPPVMLYVAGDVKLFSNPGVAVVGARECTSLGLEAAGRISTQLSNIGITVVSGLALGIDRQAHLGGLRGIGSSIAVLGCGLDVDYPYDNLDVRKALYSKGLVVTEYGPGVTPRAGHFPYRNRLISALSLGVLVAEAAHNSGSLITARLAGEQGRDVFALPGPLGQPTFTGCHRLIKQGAALVENAEDILEILRYDFARELENIPDPVPVKAEEEIDESEVRVKNSTKQKKAANTKEEKDLRSNVKLKDTLDGAPIKKSKRPTAVEREDIVLNNEEKEVMAVLWQTDKVHIDTLGRELDWASAKISKVLIMLEMRGAVQQLPGMWYLAKEA, from the coding sequence ATGGACCTACAAAGAGAATTTTTCGCCTGTCTGGCGCTGAAACATACGCCTCGATTAGGCCCTAAGGTCTGGAAACAACTCTTTTCTCATTTTTCCAATGCCTATGAAGCGGTTCAAAAGCCTGATTCATGGCGTGATTTGGGTGTCGAGAATCATTACATCAAAAGTGTTGTCCGTAATTGCCGGGATGAAGCTTGGCGAGACAAAGCGGAAGCGGAGTTCCATGCGGCCCGCAAGGCTGGGATGGATGTTGTCACGTGGTTTGATCCCCGATTCCCTAATTGCTTAAAACAGTTGGAAGATCCCCCGGTCATGCTTTATGTGGCTGGGGACGTGAAGCTATTCAGCAATCCTGGTGTAGCCGTTGTTGGGGCTCGTGAGTGTACTTCTTTGGGCTTGGAGGCAGCCGGGCGGATCAGTACTCAGTTGTCAAACATCGGGATCACGGTTGTTTCCGGTCTTGCTCTTGGCATTGATCGTCAGGCGCACCTTGGTGGCTTGCGTGGAATTGGCAGTTCGATTGCCGTGCTAGGGTGCGGTCTGGATGTGGATTATCCCTATGACAATCTCGATGTGCGCAAGGCTCTGTACTCGAAAGGACTGGTCGTGACAGAATATGGTCCAGGCGTAACCCCTCGCGCAGGGCATTTCCCTTATCGCAATCGTCTCATCAGTGCACTGTCGCTCGGTGTGTTGGTGGCTGAAGCTGCGCATAACAGCGGCAGTCTGATTACGGCTCGCTTAGCAGGAGAGCAGGGGCGAGATGTTTTTGCTTTGCCTGGTCCTCTTGGACAGCCAACGTTTACCGGCTGTCATCGCCTTATCAAGCAAGGGGCAGCCTTGGTGGAAAACGCCGAGGATATTCTTGAGATATTGCGATATGATTTTGCTCGGGAGTTGGAGAATATTCCTGATCCAGTACCTGTTAAAGCAGAGGAAGAGATTGATGAGAGTGAAGTCAGAGTAAAAAACTCGACAAAGCAGAAGAAAGCGGCGAACACAAAGGAAGAGAAAGATCTTCGGTCAAACGTTAAGCTGAAAGATACGCTCGATGGCGCCCCTATCAAGAAGTCAAAGCGTCCTACTGCTGTGGAGCGGGAGGACATTGTCCTCAATAATGAAGAAAAAGAAGTCATGGCCGTTCTGTGGCAGACCGACAAAGTGCATATTGATACCCTTGGAAGGGAATTGGATTGGGCTTCGGCGAAGATCAGCAAGGTTTTGATCATGCTGGAAATGAGAGGAGCTGTGCAGCAGTTGCCCGGTATGTGGTACCTTGCAAAGGAAGCATAG
- the lhgO gene encoding L-2-hydroxyglutarate oxidase: MYSAEVIICGGGIIGLTIARELIKTGTSSIIIIDKEEELGRHASGRNSGVLHAGIYYDPGTLKAKMCLKGNQLMQQYCEVHGLPLFKSGKVIVTRTADELSTLDELEQRAMANGGNVEMIDAKQLGEIEPNAKTVERALYSPLTAVVDPKTILAHMRLELERTGKVRFFLGTRFIDKGTKNVIKTNKCDIGYDLFINAAGSYSDKVAQAFGIAENFRLLPFKGIYRLLKKPAAAKINGSIYPVPNIKNPFLGVHFTRSVHGNVYVGPTAIPAFGRENYGILRGIDKELPSILWRDIEMFLENKKFRDVALEEPRKYLYKYFYKDAEKLVKHLTPHDMRPSPKVGIRPQLVDIRTKEMVMDFLIERYDNTIHILNSISPAFTSSMYFAELVVKNYVQGKQNTI, encoded by the coding sequence ATGTATTCAGCCGAAGTTATCATCTGTGGAGGAGGTATCATCGGCCTCACAATAGCTCGCGAACTCATCAAGACCGGCACTTCCAGCATAATCATTATCGACAAGGAAGAAGAGCTTGGCCGTCATGCATCTGGACGTAATAGCGGCGTTCTCCATGCCGGTATATATTATGATCCCGGCACATTAAAAGCAAAGATGTGCCTGAAAGGCAATCAGCTAATGCAACAGTATTGCGAGGTTCATGGTCTACCGCTTTTCAAATCGGGCAAGGTCATCGTCACTCGCACCGCAGACGAACTTTCCACCCTTGATGAACTAGAACAAAGGGCAATGGCCAATGGCGGAAATGTGGAAATGATCGATGCCAAACAGCTTGGCGAGATCGAACCCAACGCAAAAACGGTAGAGCGTGCCCTCTACTCTCCCCTGACCGCTGTGGTCGACCCCAAAACCATCTTGGCACATATGCGACTTGAATTGGAGCGGACCGGCAAGGTCCGTTTCTTTTTGGGAACTCGTTTCATAGACAAGGGCACAAAAAACGTCATCAAGACCAACAAATGTGACATAGGCTATGATCTCTTCATCAATGCGGCCGGGTCATACTCTGACAAGGTAGCCCAAGCATTTGGCATCGCCGAAAACTTCAGGCTACTGCCGTTTAAGGGCATCTACCGCCTCTTGAAAAAGCCTGCAGCGGCAAAGATTAACGGCTCAATCTACCCCGTGCCAAACATCAAAAACCCCTTCCTCGGCGTACATTTCACCCGCAGCGTTCATGGAAACGTCTACGTCGGCCCCACTGCTATCCCGGCATTTGGCCGCGAGAACTACGGAATCCTGCGAGGTATCGACAAAGAACTACCGTCAATCCTGTGGCGTGATATTGAAATGTTTTTAGAAAATAAGAAGTTCCGGGATGTCGCTTTGGAGGAACCTAGAAAGTATCTCTACAAGTATTTTTACAAGGACGCGGAAAAACTGGTCAAACACCTGACTCCGCACGACATGCGGCCTAGCCCTAAGGTCGGAATCAGACCACAACTGGTCGACATACGCACCAAAGAAATGGTTATGGATTTCCTCATTGAACGATATGACAACACCATACATATTCTCAATTCTATTTCTCCGGCCTTTACCAGTTCAATGTATTTTGCTGAATTAGTAGTAAAAAATTATGTGCAAGGTAAACAGAATACCATTTAA
- a CDS encoding HDOD domain-containing protein: protein MEADLKTSIKGEILAVKDLPTLPHVLDEVTRLIENPETSSEAIAKVISTDQVLSAKVLKMVNSPIYGFPGRISSIQHALVLLGFNVIRGIIISTSVFDMMVQAMKGLWEHSLGCATACNIIARRAGFEDPEEYAVAGLLHDLGKVVTAVQLPDVHKQILDTVAVKELTYFQSEKDVLGFGHDRINAWLARHWGLPPNIREAMARHHAPQLAEFYKPMSCVVHIADFLVRLFEFGNSGDDQTAYLRPEALIELGFKMSDLDKVMDEMSEQLLEVSDLTF from the coding sequence ATGGAAGCTGATCTGAAAACCAGCATCAAGGGCGAAATCCTCGCGGTTAAAGACCTGCCAACCCTGCCTCATGTCCTTGATGAGGTAACTCGTCTTATTGAGAACCCTGAGACGTCTAGTGAGGCCATCGCGAAAGTCATTTCTACGGATCAAGTTCTTTCGGCTAAGGTCCTCAAGATGGTTAACTCACCCATTTATGGTTTCCCCGGTCGTATTAGTTCCATTCAGCATGCCTTGGTCCTCCTTGGCTTTAATGTCATCCGCGGTATCATCATTTCCACCTCTGTCTTTGATATGATGGTCCAGGCCATGAAGGGGTTGTGGGAGCACAGTCTTGGTTGTGCTACGGCTTGTAACATTATCGCTCGTCGTGCTGGGTTTGAAGATCCTGAAGAATATGCAGTAGCAGGACTGCTCCATGATTTAGGTAAGGTTGTAACCGCAGTCCAGTTGCCAGACGTTCATAAGCAAATTCTGGACACGGTCGCAGTGAAGGAACTGACCTACTTCCAATCAGAGAAAGATGTACTTGGTTTTGGACATGACCGTATCAATGCATGGCTTGCTCGGCATTGGGGGCTCCCCCCGAATATTCGTGAGGCCATGGCGCGTCATCATGCACCGCAGTTGGCCGAGTTCTATAAACCAATGTCTTGTGTTGTTCATATCGCCGATTTTTTGGTGCGTCTATTCGAGTTCGGTAATTCCGGGGATGATCAAACAGCGTATCTTCGTCCTGAGGCTCTTATCGAGTTGGGCTTTAAGATGTCAGATCTCGACAAGGTTATGGACGAAATGTCCGAGCAGTTGTTAGAGGTTTCCGATCTGACATTTTAA
- a CDS encoding nitronate monooxygenase family protein, translating into MKLPSLSFGDLTAKMPVIQGGMGVGISLSGLASAVANEGGIGVIATSMIGMRDPLRAKDPEAADHRGLIEEIRKARAKMHDGLLGVNIMCALTNYGDMVRTSIREGVDVIISGAGLPMDLPGYLREVREELKDDVKTKLVPIVSSGRAANILCKKWMKKFDYLPDGFVVEGPKAGGHLGFKAEQLEKPEFQLEQIVTEVIDAVTPFREKHNKDIPVIAAGGVYTGEDIAKFLELGASGVQMGTRFVATHECDADEEFKRAYVEAKKEDVTIIKSPVGLPGRALKNAFLDAVSSGLKQPKKCVHKCLHSCAEEKSPYCIAQALVNAYRGKLKHGFAFAGANAYLVDKIVSVRELMDSLKDEYERRIK; encoded by the coding sequence ATGAAACTTCCCAGTCTGTCGTTCGGCGATCTGACGGCCAAAATGCCTGTTATTCAGGGCGGTATGGGCGTCGGCATCTCGCTTTCCGGCCTGGCCAGCGCTGTTGCCAATGAAGGTGGCATCGGCGTTATTGCCACTTCTATGATCGGCATGCGCGATCCCCTGCGCGCCAAGGATCCTGAAGCCGCTGACCACCGCGGCCTTATCGAGGAAATCCGCAAGGCCCGCGCAAAAATGCATGACGGTCTTCTCGGCGTGAACATCATGTGCGCTCTGACCAACTACGGTGACATGGTTCGCACCTCCATCCGCGAGGGCGTGGACGTTATCATCTCTGGCGCTGGTCTTCCCATGGATCTCCCCGGCTACCTTCGCGAAGTTCGCGAGGAACTCAAAGATGACGTCAAGACCAAACTGGTCCCCATCGTCTCCTCTGGTCGCGCCGCAAATATCCTCTGCAAAAAGTGGATGAAAAAATTTGATTACCTGCCCGATGGCTTCGTTGTTGAAGGCCCCAAGGCTGGCGGCCATCTCGGCTTTAAAGCAGAACAGCTCGAAAAGCCGGAATTCCAGCTTGAGCAAATCGTCACTGAAGTCATCGACGCCGTGACCCCGTTCCGCGAGAAGCACAACAAGGACATTCCTGTCATCGCAGCGGGTGGTGTATACACCGGTGAAGACATCGCCAAGTTCCTTGAACTCGGCGCATCCGGAGTCCAGATGGGCACCCGCTTCGTCGCCACGCACGAATGCGATGCTGACGAAGAATTCAAGCGTGCCTATGTTGAAGCGAAGAAAGAAGACGTCACTATCATCAAGAGCCCTGTCGGTCTGCCCGGTCGAGCCTTGAAAAACGCCTTCCTTGATGCAGTTTCTTCTGGCCTGAAGCAACCCAAGAAATGCGTTCACAAGTGCCTGCATAGTTGTGCGGAGGAAAAATCTCCGTATTGTATTGCTCAGGCCTTGGTAAACGCATACCGAGGCAAACTCAAACACGGCTTCGCATTCGCAGGAGCCAACGCCTATCTTGTTGATAAGATCGTATCCGTCAGGGAACTAATGGACTCCCTGAAAGATGAATACGAACGCCGCATCAAATAG
- a CDS encoding tyrosine recombinase XerC, giving the protein MSSTGANNRQHGEMVRGFLAFLEVEKGYSGATIRSYSTDLEQFDEYLRRVKRKLETPSRINRDHVRGYLADMHRRSLSKTSMGRKLSSLRAYFKYLIKHKLIVRDPMVGIRNPKQEKRHPQVLNVDQAVSMMEAYVEPDPEGLRDIALAELLYGSGLRISEALNLDLNDLDSDVIRVVGKGSKERIVPLSDAAVKRIRRYMEQRHALIQDGNYAEQALFLSIRKGKRLDRRQANRIVAKLARLAGLPKDVHPHMLRHSFATHMLEAGADLRSVQELLGHERLTTTERYTHLDMQRIMQVYDRAHPLSGAGHGDDFDKK; this is encoded by the coding sequence ATGTCATCGACCGGCGCAAATAATCGTCAGCACGGCGAAATGGTTCGTGGATTTTTAGCCTTTCTAGAGGTTGAGAAAGGCTACTCTGGTGCTACTATCCGTTCGTATAGTACTGACTTGGAACAGTTTGACGAATATCTCCGACGAGTGAAGCGAAAGCTCGAAACTCCTAGTCGAATTAATCGAGATCATGTGCGTGGGTATCTGGCTGATATGCATCGACGCAGTCTCTCCAAGACTTCCATGGGGCGAAAGCTTTCCAGTTTGCGTGCCTATTTCAAATATTTAATTAAGCATAAGTTAATTGTTCGTGATCCGATGGTGGGTATCCGTAATCCCAAGCAGGAAAAGCGGCATCCCCAGGTGCTGAATGTGGATCAGGCCGTGTCCATGATGGAAGCGTATGTTGAACCTGATCCGGAAGGTTTGCGTGATATTGCCTTGGCCGAATTGTTATACGGTTCTGGCCTACGCATTAGTGAAGCTCTCAATCTTGACCTCAATGATCTTGATTCTGACGTCATTCGAGTGGTGGGAAAAGGTTCCAAGGAACGCATTGTTCCTTTGAGTGATGCCGCCGTGAAGCGAATTCGTCGATATATGGAGCAGCGTCATGCTCTCATTCAAGATGGTAACTATGCAGAACAGGCCCTTTTTTTGAGCATTAGAAAAGGAAAGCGACTGGATCGGCGCCAAGCCAACCGTATTGTTGCTAAGTTGGCCCGTTTAGCAGGGCTTCCTAAGGATGTTCATCCGCATATGTTGAGGCATAGCTTTGCCACTCATATGCTTGAAGCTGGAGCTGATTTGCGTAGTGTTCAAGAGTTGCTTGGCCATGAGCGACTTACGACAACTGAGCGCTATACGCATCTGGACATGCAGCGCATCATGCAGGTATACGACCGAGCGCACCCGTTGTCCGGTGCTGGACACGGCGATGATTTCGATAAGAAATAA